The sequence TGCTGCCGACCAGGGCGATAAGCTGCTGGCCGGGCGCTACGTACTGGCCGGGCTGTACGTTTTTCTTCGAGACGTGTCCGTCGGCCGGGGCGGTAATGGTTGTGTACGAGAGCTGCAGCCCGGCGTTGCGCAGTTCGGCTTCGCGCATTTTAAGCTGGGCGGCAGCGGCCCGGTGCTGGCTTTCGGCCGCGGCATGCTGAGCCGAGGATGTTAGCGCGCCGGCTTTTACGGCATCGAACTCCGAGGGCGAAATCACGTCCTGTCTGCGGAGGTTTTCGCTTCTGCGGAGATCGGCGCTGAGTTTTTGCCCGATCGCCGCGGCGGCAAGCGCGGCTTCTCCTGCGGCTGAAACCGATGCGCGGGCGTTATCGAGGGCGGCTTCGGCCATATCCCGTCTGACTTCGTAGTCCGCCGGATCGAGCAGCACCAGCGTGTCGCCTTTTGCGACTTTCTGGTTGTCGGAACAGAGAACCTGCTGCACCCTGCCGGGCACGCGCGAGATGACCGGGTAAATGTCCCCTTCTATCTGGGCGTTGTCGGTTTCGACGTAGAGGAAGGAGTGGTAAATCTTGCTTCCTCCCCAGATGAGCGCTACCAGAACGAGAACGACCGTTATGACAAGGCGCAGGGGATTGGATGCTTTCAGGAGGTCTTTTCCGTTTTTTTCCGCCGTTGCGGCATTGTTTTCCTTTTCTGCCATTATGCTGTTTGTTTGTTGTCTTTCAAATGGCAGGCTGCGCGTTCCTGCCTCTCCCTCGCTGAGCAGCCTGTTTCAGGTGATTTATAGATGACGACCGGACAGCATGCCCTGCGCATTACGGTTTCGGCTGTATTGCCCATCAGCAGCCGGGTGAATGCCGTGCTTCCATGCGAGCCGAGTACGAGCAGATCGGCATTGAGACGCTCGGCGCAGGCAAGGATTTCCGTGGCGGGGTCGCCGTATCCCACCGAGAAACGTGCGAGTCCTCCGCTTTGAGCGAGGATCTCGCTGTAATGCGAGAAGGCGTGCAGATGTTTTTGCAGCATCTTTCCATTTCTTTCGATTTCGGTTTCCACGTAGAGAAGGGTGAGCTCCGCTCCGCACCGCTGCAGTCCTGCCGCATAGATCAGCACCTCGTCGGAGAGCGGCGAGAAATCGATCGCACAGATGATTTGTTTCGGTTGTGTATGCATGTTACCAGAATATCTCCCCGGTTGCCCGTTTAAGGGTGTAGTTGTTGAGCACGTAGTCGTATGCCGCCTGCAGCCGGGCAAGTTCTGCCTGGGCAAGAGCGGCTTCGGTATCGAGCAGGTCGAGGGTTGTCGCTATGCCGTTTTCATAGCGTGCCCGCGCATGTTCGGCGGCGAGCTTTGCCTGCCGCACCTGCGATTCGGTGGTGAGTATCTTTTCCCTTGCCGTATCGAGGGCGTGAAGGGTTTCTGCAACTTCCGTCGCAATCTGTTCTTCGGTATCGAGCCTGCGCTGTGCTGCTGCGCGGAGCAGGGCAGCGGCCTCCTGCCGTTCCGCCGAGGTGCGGAACCCGGTAAAGAGCGGAAGCTCCATATGGATGCCTGCCGCCACGTTTTCGCGGATTTCGTCGATATCCGGCTGATAGCCGTTGCTTACTCCCCAAGAAGCGCTTGCGCGCACTACCGGCAGCCCTTCCTTCATGGAACGCGAGCGGCGGAGTCTGGCGGATTGTTCGTTTTCGCCGGCAAGCAGTACTTCCGGGCGCTGCCTGACCGCGGCGGCGACAAGCGTCGTTTCGTCAGGATTTTCCGGATGGACGGAGAACGAGCCTTTGAGGTCGAGCGGCGTATTGGCGGCCAGTCCGGTCAGACGGTGAAGGGTAAGCTCATGGCGACGAAGCTGATGTTCCAGTCCGAGCTTT comes from Chlorobium limicola DSM 245 and encodes:
- a CDS encoding HlyD family secretion protein gives rise to the protein MAEKENNAATAEKNGKDLLKASNPLRLVITVVLVLVALIWGGSKIYHSFLYVETDNAQIEGDIYPVISRVPGRVQQVLCSDNQKVAKGDTLVLLDPADYEVRRDMAEAALDNARASVSAAGEAALAAAAIGQKLSADLRRSENLRRQDVISPSEFDAVKAGALTSSAQHAAAESQHRAAAAQLKMREAELRNAGLQLSYTTITAPADGHVSKKNVQPGQYVAPGQQLIALVGSKKLWVVANFKETQLENIRPGQPVSIKVDAYPGKEFEGEVESISSGTGARFALLPPDNASGNFVKVAQRVPVRILFTGKPDNEHKLAAGMNVVVEIRVK
- a CDS encoding universal stress protein — translated: MHTQPKQIICAIDFSPLSDEVLIYAAGLQRCGAELTLLYVETEIERNGKMLQKHLHAFSHYSEILAQSGGLARFSVGYGDPATEILACAERLNADLLVLGSHGSTAFTRLLMGNTAETVMRRACCPVVIYKSPETGCSARERQERAACHLKDNKQTA
- a CDS encoding TolC family protein codes for the protein MKKTLKRHAGIAAAALMLTFPPRLEAVAEPASARLTLEETIRLVRENNPALKAASEEVNAADARIRQQKSAYYPQITASAGYTWIDPVSEMGFGGSEPIQFMPNDNYEAKVTARATLLDFGKRGIEVDMARTGKNAAGHTFEIIRRDLSYRTVELFYGILFLRESIRVEEKEIAALQKAFDYTTKRYQAGTATKFDVLSTDVRIQAARSKKLGLEHQLRRHELTLHRLTGLAANTPLDLKGSFSVHPENPDETTLVAAAVRQRPEVLLAGENEQSARLRRSRSMKEGLPVVRASASWGVSNGYQPDIDEIRENVAAGIHMELPLFTGFRTSAERQEAAALLRAAAQRRLDTEEQIATEVAETLHALDTAREKILTTESQVRQAKLAAEHARARYENGIATTLDLLDTEAALAQAELARLQAAYDYVLNNYTLKRATGEIFW